The following proteins come from a genomic window of Proteiniphilum propionicum:
- a CDS encoding DegT/DnrJ/EryC1/StrS family aminotransferase gives MKFKNKNYSRREFIKTNLIVGTGAVMGAGTTGRVLASCTAINKTTPAVLGGSPLITSHDWPSWPVWKPETDEKRLLEVMRGGVWSRDKVTDEFEKKWAQLLGSKRCLAVVNGTNALNTALAQLEIGWGDEVLVTPYTFIASVSCILFNGAIPVFVDVDPETFQMDPDKIEEKITPRTRAILPVHILGLPCDMDRIMKIAHKHNLLVVEDACQAWLAEINGKKVGTFGNAGCFSFQNSKNMPMGEGGAIVSDDDEFMDRCFSYHNYGNPYGSTAGQIGAGTVMVGTKLRITEYQAAIGLAQLERLEEQTTERNENARYLRSLIAKIPGIVPYKLYKNVTRAAFHLFPFLYNREDFKGLPRNKFLEALHAEGVPCSGGYMELNKMPYLKNAFESKYFRKLYPAERLNYDKYAEENRCPVNEKLCNEQAVWIPQNILLGSKSDMKNIASAIEKIYHNAEQIKNKQS, from the coding sequence ATGAAATTTAAGAATAAAAACTATTCACGTCGTGAATTTATAAAAACGAATTTAATTGTCGGAACGGGTGCTGTCATGGGAGCGGGAACGACAGGCAGGGTGCTGGCAAGTTGTACGGCGATAAACAAAACCACGCCCGCCGTTTTAGGTGGAAGCCCCCTGATAACCTCCCACGACTGGCCTTCGTGGCCTGTGTGGAAACCGGAAACCGACGAGAAGAGATTGCTGGAGGTGATGCGCGGTGGGGTGTGGTCGAGGGACAAGGTCACGGATGAATTCGAAAAAAAATGGGCGCAACTGCTGGGTTCCAAACGCTGCCTGGCTGTGGTGAACGGAACCAATGCCCTTAATACAGCCCTGGCGCAGCTGGAGATCGGATGGGGAGACGAGGTGCTGGTCACGCCCTACACTTTCATCGCGTCCGTGTCGTGCATCCTGTTCAACGGGGCCATTCCCGTTTTCGTGGACGTCGATCCCGAAACTTTCCAGATGGATCCGGACAAGATCGAGGAAAAGATAACCCCCCGCACCCGTGCAATTCTACCCGTTCATATTCTGGGACTACCCTGCGATATGGACCGGATCATGAAAATAGCACATAAACATAACCTGTTGGTGGTTGAAGATGCTTGCCAGGCATGGTTGGCAGAGATTAACGGAAAAAAGGTCGGCACCTTCGGGAATGCTGGGTGTTTTAGCTTTCAAAACTCCAAAAATATGCCTATGGGCGAAGGGGGAGCCATCGTCAGCGACGACGATGAATTCATGGACCGTTGTTTTTCGTATCACAATTACGGCAATCCTTACGGTTCTACAGCGGGGCAAATCGGTGCCGGTACCGTGATGGTAGGCACGAAACTACGCATTACCGAGTATCAGGCAGCTATCGGATTGGCACAGCTTGAGCGTTTGGAAGAGCAGACAACGGAAAGGAACGAAAATGCCAGGTATCTTCGGTCGCTAATCGCAAAAATTCCGGGAATTGTACCTTATAAGCTATATAAAAATGTAACAAGAGCTGCTTTTCACCTGTTCCCATTTTTGTATAACAGAGAGGATTTCAAGGGATTGCCCCGGAATAAATTTTTGGAGGCGTTGCATGCCGAAGGCGTTCCCTGTTCCGGTGGATATATGGAATTAAACAAAATGCCTTATTTGAAAAATGCCTTTGAAAGCAAATATTTCCGAAAATTATATCCTGCTGAGAGGCTGAATTACGATAAATACGCAGAGGAGAACCGGTGTCCGGTGAACGAGAAACTGTGCAACGAACAGGCAGTCTGGATCCCACAAAATATACTGTTGGGTTCTAAATCGGATATGAAAAATATAGCATCCGCCATCGAAAAGATTTATCATAATGCAGAACAGATAAAGAACAAACAGTCATGA
- a CDS encoding right-handed parallel beta-helix repeat-containing protein has product MKNYIYYIIILLLSGVFIHCRQDEIPLPEEIIPEEPATPEIVTRYYVSTKGNDANSGMGSSKEKAWRTITYAATKAVAGDTVCIEGGNYENENVVITNAGSDGSPIVFMGYNGTPVLDGGDYTKKGIYIYGKPYIVLKNIRVKRYLYGIWVDNSHHAVLDGCIADSCCNVDYVNKGYDGYGILVKKSNYSTVKNCSATDNGGNNFFLSQTDNCTLQNCKAYCRQTANNRFMTDYFVVLAWSSNNTVRDCYVEDINGSYKGNHGFIVKDNPGDSGGQPSSTGNLFVNCSAKKMEECFSFAHGTYNNKVDSCFADNTGKNSMFNFCVQNRDGAYSNMIVNSRFKGKTGIVSVYDGTEGANPQNQSDNVFLNCIFEGDLQNNTIGVFLRNSKNTAFKNCNFINIPFLFRFSLSSSGSDGNSETVLKNCILSAVNNQFDDRSLSAPWGFNRTETGYDDMEDVSVSYTNFWNGFAKLSGTGNIAVDPLFADETNGDYHLKSKEGRWNGTAWVTDNVTSPCINAGNPDDEYSKEPSPNGDRINIGVYGNTSVASKGSENASPPVNTDKITFVTEKSVGETIRIALYAAAENQADVWIDLNNNGIKDEGETPDFPYSVSTGLTNYVIGAQTITVYGNVYRLDCYSNNRISALEPASSSLTHLFCHNNSIREANMTTLMNSLFDRKSISGGTLVIVDTTLPSEQNVALKSDVDVAVEKNWSVYDYKGSNANKVPYEGE; this is encoded by the coding sequence ATGAAAAATTATATCTATTATATTATCATTCTACTGCTTTCTGGAGTGTTTATTCACTGCCGGCAAGATGAAATACCTCTTCCGGAAGAGATAATTCCAGAAGAACCGGCAACCCCGGAAATAGTGACGCGATATTATGTTTCAACAAAAGGAAACGATGCAAATTCGGGTATGGGTTCATCCAAAGAAAAAGCTTGGCGCACTATTACCTATGCGGCAACAAAAGCGGTAGCAGGTGATACAGTCTGTATAGAAGGAGGAAATTATGAAAATGAAAATGTGGTCATCACCAATGCGGGATCGGACGGCTCTCCTATTGTCTTTATGGGATACAACGGTACGCCAGTCCTCGACGGTGGAGATTATACGAAGAAAGGAATTTATATCTATGGCAAACCATATATAGTTTTAAAGAATATACGCGTAAAGCGTTATCTTTACGGTATTTGGGTTGATAACAGCCATCATGCGGTTTTAGATGGTTGTATAGCCGATTCATGTTGTAATGTCGATTATGTGAATAAGGGATACGATGGTTACGGTATTTTAGTCAAGAAAAGTAATTATTCAACCGTAAAGAATTGTTCGGCAACAGATAATGGAGGTAATAACTTTTTTTTATCCCAAACCGATAACTGTACTCTTCAGAATTGCAAGGCATATTGTAGGCAAACTGCCAATAACCGGTTTATGACAGACTATTTTGTTGTGTTGGCCTGGAGCAGCAACAATACGGTACGGGATTGTTATGTTGAAGATATAAACGGTTCATACAAGGGAAATCATGGTTTTATTGTTAAGGATAATCCCGGAGACAGTGGAGGACAACCATCCAGTACAGGGAACTTATTTGTAAACTGTTCGGCTAAAAAAATGGAAGAGTGTTTTTCATTTGCTCATGGGACCTATAATAATAAGGTGGATAGCTGTTTCGCTGATAATACCGGGAAAAACTCAATGTTTAATTTCTGTGTACAGAATCGGGATGGTGCCTATAGCAATATGATAGTTAACAGCAGATTTAAAGGTAAGACCGGTATTGTTAGTGTGTATGATGGTACAGAGGGAGCAAATCCACAAAATCAATCAGATAATGTCTTTTTGAACTGTATCTTTGAGGGTGATTTACAGAATAACACAATTGGCGTTTTTTTACGAAACTCAAAAAATACTGCATTCAAAAACTGCAACTTCATTAATATTCCCTTCTTATTCCGCTTTAGTTTAAGTAGTTCAGGGTCTGATGGTAATTCGGAAACAGTCTTAAAAAACTGTATTCTTTCAGCGGTTAATAACCAATTTGATGACCGTTCTCTTTCTGCTCCATGGGGTTTTAATAGAACGGAAACGGGCTATGATGATATGGAAGATGTTTCAGTTTCATACACCAATTTCTGGAATGGTTTTGCAAAGCTTTCAGGTACCGGAAATATAGCCGTTGATCCGCTATTTGCGGATGAAACGAATGGTGATTATCACCTGAAATCAAAAGAAGGAAGATGGAATGGAACAGCGTGGGTTACCGATAACGTTACCAGCCCATGTATAAATGCCGGAAACCCTGATGATGAATATTCAAAAGAGCCTTCTCCAAACGGTGATAGAATTAATATTGGAGTTTACGGAAATACTTCTGTGGCTTCAAAAGGTAGTGAAAACGCATCTCCCCCAGTGAATACGGATAAAATAACTTTTGTGACTGAAAAGTCTGTCGGAGAAACAATAAGGATAGCCTTGTATGCGGCAGCGGAAAATCAGGCTGATGTTTGGATTGATCTCAATAATAATGGGATTAAAGATGAAGGTGAAACGCCGGATTTCCCCTATTCTGTTTCCACTGGACTCACGAATTATGTGATTGGCGCACAAACCATCACCGTCTATGGGAATGTGTATCGGTTAGATTGCTATAGTAATAATAGAATTTCAGCTTTGGAGCCAGCAAGTAGTTCTCTTACCCACTTGTTCTGTCATAATAATAGTATTAGAGAGGCGAATATGACTACTTTAATGAACTCATTATTCGACCGGAAAAGTATTTCAGGTGGTACATTAGTCATTGTTGATACCACTTTGCCTTCAGAGCAAAACGTAGCTTTAAAGTCTGACGTGGATGTTGCCGTTGAAAAAAACTGGTCAGTATATGATTACAAGGGGAGTAATGCAAACAAAGTACCTTACGAAGGTGAATGA
- a CDS encoding glycoside hydrolase domain-containing protein: MKNDFLLTILLFFIVFPFPRMYSQTVSEVQKPEDMAVVYVERNPKPVATELEKKNGFIAYPSHSLEMSFEHSRPDSIRLTGIDAFAAQGEIIPITFCLYALRDLKDVKLTISELRKNDGSIIPAASMNLHIVRYLTKRFMYQKLQHLVSAPAYITLLEKPLSISADRSEKFWINFNSPENTTPGVYTGTITLQTKEASQKIPLKIRILPFKLPEPKGLLYGMYYMAYNQIFGNLKTVDEIRAQVRHDLADMRIHGMTSLGICNGVEPSSYTVSDKGEVKFHFDGTTLFELTMEAYKEFKFTEPVIDMSKAAQKAIRGYTFGTPEYDSIYVGFYKELFKEARSKGWPEIYIQPCDEPGWHSQQERDENLHLLKVLKAAGIPTEIDGPGDDYFVNIAGPHADFWNYNAALSSEEDVRKAQSEGRKVTLYNYDVSGWLGECSRWATGLFNWKFGLDGAFNWVYYGGRKDLYNDLDGNNGDWMHYYPKTAEHPGGSSIGWESIRQGVNDRHYLELCQQTISRANIKGGAAAIVAKKADEMLRELRANLSDNPAAQYKNMDWTMFLPETEAKKYSFIPPIHGKISAYASGEYKYGNNLKLDDYDKIRWMVTTHIVNMMEKMGEIAPAGIPVTSDVKISKTIPKPEFAQKTIKIPLLKNTPVIDGQITPNEWKDAAEVQLTLNDVFEAPKMHTKVHCGLRNDMLYIAFTCTEEVIDFLTVNANKQGDNVTSDDCVEVFLDPGITQSKFYHVAVNPLGIYLTDGSYKNWNPDIKTAASINKEKQEWIVELGIPVKGMELAPRFGLNFNRERRPKDALLELSSWVMTRGGFGRPERFGTAIIVD, translated from the coding sequence ATGAAGAATGATTTTTTACTAACAATATTGCTATTTTTTATAGTTTTCCCTTTTCCCAGAATGTATTCGCAAACCGTATCGGAAGTACAAAAACCGGAAGATATGGCAGTGGTATATGTGGAGAGAAATCCGAAACCTGTTGCAACAGAATTGGAAAAAAAGAATGGCTTTATCGCTTACCCCAGTCATTCATTGGAAATGTCGTTCGAACATTCGAGGCCCGATTCAATACGGCTTACGGGTATCGATGCTTTTGCAGCACAGGGAGAAATAATCCCGATAACTTTCTGTCTGTATGCCTTACGTGATTTGAAGGATGTTAAATTGACCATTTCAGAATTGAGAAAGAACGATGGCTCAATTATTCCGGCTGCAAGTATGAATTTGCATATAGTGAGGTACTTAACCAAGAGATTTATGTATCAGAAACTTCAACATTTGGTGAGTGCTCCTGCGTACATTACTTTGCTTGAAAAACCTCTTTCAATTTCTGCCGATAGAAGTGAAAAATTTTGGATAAATTTCAATTCTCCCGAGAATACCACTCCCGGGGTATATACCGGTACGATCACCCTTCAGACAAAAGAAGCATCTCAAAAGATCCCTTTAAAAATAAGGATTCTACCTTTTAAACTTCCAGAGCCCAAAGGGTTGCTATATGGAATGTACTATATGGCCTATAATCAAATATTTGGGAATCTTAAAACGGTTGACGAGATACGTGCACAAGTGCGGCACGATTTGGCGGATATGCGGATTCACGGCATGACCTCCTTAGGGATATGCAATGGGGTGGAACCAAGCAGTTATACCGTTTCCGATAAAGGAGAAGTGAAGTTTCATTTCGATGGTACCACGCTTTTCGAATTAACAATGGAGGCATACAAAGAATTCAAATTTACAGAACCGGTTATCGATATGTCCAAGGCAGCTCAAAAAGCAATTAGAGGATATACATTCGGTACTCCTGAATATGATTCAATCTATGTTGGCTTTTATAAAGAACTGTTTAAAGAAGCAAGGTCTAAAGGATGGCCTGAAATATACATCCAGCCTTGCGATGAACCAGGATGGCATTCGCAACAGGAACGCGATGAGAATCTGCATTTATTGAAAGTACTGAAAGCGGCCGGTATTCCAACGGAAATAGATGGTCCAGGGGATGATTACTTTGTAAATATTGCGGGACCACATGCCGATTTTTGGAATTATAATGCTGCGCTCAGCTCGGAGGAAGATGTACGAAAAGCACAGTCGGAGGGTCGCAAAGTTACTCTATATAATTACGATGTTTCGGGTTGGCTTGGAGAATGCAGTCGTTGGGCAACTGGACTGTTTAACTGGAAGTTTGGGCTTGACGGTGCATTTAACTGGGTATATTATGGAGGCAGAAAAGATCTTTATAATGATCTTGACGGGAATAACGGCGATTGGATGCACTATTATCCCAAGACAGCAGAGCATCCCGGAGGCAGCTCCATTGGCTGGGAAAGTATTCGCCAAGGAGTAAACGACAGGCACTATCTTGAACTTTGTCAACAAACCATCTCAAGGGCAAATATCAAGGGAGGTGCGGCCGCTATAGTTGCCAAAAAGGCAGATGAAATGCTCAGAGAACTACGTGCAAATTTAAGCGACAACCCGGCAGCTCAATACAAAAATATGGATTGGACGATGTTTCTTCCCGAAACAGAAGCTAAAAAATACAGCTTTATTCCTCCCATTCACGGGAAAATATCTGCTTATGCCAGTGGCGAATACAAGTACGGGAACAATCTTAAATTGGATGATTACGATAAAATTCGCTGGATGGTAACAACACACATCGTTAATATGATGGAAAAAATGGGAGAGATCGCACCTGCCGGTATTCCGGTTACTTCTGATGTGAAAATATCCAAGACAATCCCCAAACCGGAATTTGCTCAAAAAACAATTAAAATCCCCCTTTTAAAAAATACTCCGGTTATTGATGGCCAAATTACTCCTAATGAATGGAAAGACGCTGCCGAAGTACAATTGACGCTGAATGATGTTTTCGAAGCACCTAAAATGCATACAAAAGTACATTGCGGGCTGCGTAACGATATGCTTTACATTGCATTCACCTGCACTGAGGAAGTGATCGATTTTCTTACCGTTAATGCTAACAAACAAGGGGATAATGTTACAAGTGATGACTGTGTAGAAGTATTTCTCGATCCCGGTATTACGCAGAGTAAATTTTATCATGTAGCCGTAAATCCGCTTGGAATCTATTTGACGGATGGAAGTTATAAGAATTGGAATCCCGATATAAAAACGGCAGCATCGATAAACAAAGAGAAACAGGAATGGATTGTGGAGCTCGGCATCCCTGTAAAAGGGATGGAATTAGCTCCCCGGTTTGGATTGAACTTCAATCGTGAACGCAGGCCAAAAGATGCGTTGCTCGAACTTTCATCGTGGGTAATGACAAGAGGTGGCTTTGGCAGGCCGGAGAGATTTGGAACCGCAATTATAGTTGATTAG
- a CDS encoding DUF5107 domain-containing protein: protein MKLTPVILGFFIMSMYSFSQNSSQYKEYTSDYLTYTYSDANPIPVFGKIYPYFRYDGYTTMPEKKSWKVVELENDFLTIIIFPEIGGKIWSVIDKRSGKEMFYGNKVVKFRDISLRGPWTSGGIEFNYGVIGHSSSCSFPVDYLVRNNKDGSVSCIIGMLDLLTRTYWSVEINLPKDRGWFTTKSFWHNRSGYSQPYYNWVNTAITAKDDLMLIYPGTHNIGHDGMLISSWPVDSIQNKDISIWAENNFESDRSKSYHIFGSHDSYFGAYWKSDDFGWLHYADREERLGKKMFSWALSDLGKIWEELLTDQNGQYVELQSGRLFNQNMVSSSLTPFKQILFQPYQTDVWTEYWFPIEKIKGVKNVSLVGAINVEKNRNSYDISIYPLQTSEDTLTLYDGDGQVIKKEYAKLDIQQLFPLNIPVSENEELTKIFYGHRLLWQKEDNMLSRPVKTIDNFDWDTSYGHYLKGRDLMGFRLYDQAEPHIKESLRLNPNYIPSLVELARLYFYQMKYDSAFSVAKKALSIDTYDVAANYEYGCAALRLGKYFDALDGFEVASLSEFYRSASYTKISEIYLAQKDFEKSLEYAQKSLVNNQNNIQGLQLSYLSYTLTGENKKAEAAGNRILELDPLNHFARFENYLKCGDTQALAEFKDGIRNGMPEQTYLELGTWYHQMNLPDRSLKILEQSPETPVVCYWKAFLNDILHMEVEKTINLQKALEGELTFQFPFREESKTVFEWAIKEQSHWRPRYLLALLYKARNRDNEAYNLLSSLHEDVNFAPFYSFFAQLESDHAAKENYLKEAVSLAPAKWQYISDLTRYYLANNENIKALETIAPFYRNSPEQYQIGLLYTRALINNKKYVAAENILSDIIVLPAEGYRDGHKLYRQTKLMLAAEELLKNNLAEAQQKIDEARQYPRNLGVGKPNDDDIDFRLEDWLNAMIAQKSGEIAERNKYLKKVAFSNKYDISVNCLLQILAFYQLEEKQLAEEMLNDWLSKQINPDIKAWGTAFYNTHIDKPYLLSYKYIADIIESITHSEFTRMF, encoded by the coding sequence ATGAAATTAACTCCTGTTATTTTAGGATTTTTTATAATGTCGATGTATTCATTCTCCCAAAATAGTTCCCAATATAAAGAATATACATCTGATTATTTAACCTATACCTATTCCGATGCAAATCCCATACCTGTATTTGGAAAGATATATCCTTATTTCCGATACGACGGTTATACTACTATGCCGGAAAAGAAATCATGGAAAGTTGTCGAACTTGAAAATGATTTTCTAACTATTATAATATTCCCCGAAATTGGGGGTAAAATATGGTCGGTGATCGATAAAAGATCGGGAAAAGAAATGTTTTATGGGAATAAGGTGGTTAAATTCAGGGATATCTCTTTACGTGGGCCTTGGACAAGCGGGGGAATCGAATTCAATTATGGAGTTATCGGCCATTCTTCATCCTGCTCTTTTCCTGTTGATTACCTTGTGCGAAATAATAAAGACGGAAGTGTTAGTTGTATAATTGGAATGCTGGATTTACTTACACGCACTTATTGGAGTGTTGAGATCAATTTACCAAAAGACAGAGGGTGGTTCACTACAAAATCTTTCTGGCATAACCGTTCAGGTTATTCTCAACCGTATTACAATTGGGTAAACACGGCTATTACAGCCAAGGATGATTTAATGTTAATTTATCCGGGGACTCACAACATCGGTCACGACGGTATGCTTATTTCCTCCTGGCCCGTTGATTCGATCCAAAATAAAGATATTTCGATCTGGGCTGAAAATAATTTTGAGAGCGATAGGTCCAAATCTTATCATATTTTCGGTAGTCATGATTCCTATTTTGGAGCTTATTGGAAAAGCGATGATTTCGGCTGGCTGCATTATGCCGATAGGGAAGAGAGGCTTGGAAAAAAGATGTTTAGTTGGGCTTTATCAGACTTAGGTAAGATATGGGAGGAGTTATTGACGGATCAAAACGGGCAATATGTTGAATTACAAAGTGGACGGTTGTTTAATCAGAATATGGTGAGTAGTTCTTTAACTCCTTTTAAGCAGATTTTATTTCAACCCTATCAGACCGATGTATGGACGGAGTATTGGTTCCCTATTGAAAAAATTAAGGGCGTAAAAAATGTCTCTTTAGTGGGTGCGATCAATGTTGAAAAAAACCGGAACTCATACGATATTTCGATTTATCCGTTACAAACATCTGAGGATACCTTGACTTTGTATGACGGCGATGGTCAGGTCATTAAGAAAGAATATGCAAAATTAGATATCCAACAACTTTTTCCCCTGAATATTCCTGTCTCTGAAAACGAAGAGCTAACAAAAATTTTTTACGGACATCGTTTGTTGTGGCAAAAAGAGGATAACATGTTAAGCCGTCCGGTAAAAACCATCGACAATTTTGATTGGGACACAAGTTACGGACATTATCTCAAAGGCCGGGATTTAATGGGATTTCGCTTGTATGACCAAGCTGAACCGCATATAAAAGAATCTTTAAGGCTAAATCCTAACTATATTCCTTCATTGGTTGAATTAGCCAGGTTGTACTTCTATCAGATGAAGTACGACAGTGCATTTTCAGTTGCTAAAAAAGCATTATCTATTGATACATATGATGTGGCAGCCAATTATGAATACGGTTGCGCAGCGCTTCGATTGGGAAAATATTTCGATGCGCTTGACGGTTTTGAAGTAGCTTCATTGAGTGAATTTTATCGGAGTGCGTCATATACCAAGATCAGCGAAATTTATTTGGCCCAGAAAGATTTTGAGAAATCGCTGGAATATGCGCAAAAGAGTCTTGTAAATAACCAGAACAACATTCAAGGATTGCAGTTATCCTATTTAAGTTATACACTAACAGGCGAAAACAAAAAAGCAGAAGCTGCCGGAAATCGAATATTGGAACTGGATCCGCTGAATCATTTCGCACGGTTTGAAAACTATTTAAAATGTGGCGATACCCAAGCATTGGCTGAATTTAAGGACGGCATTCGGAATGGAATGCCGGAGCAAACCTATCTGGAATTGGGGACGTGGTACCACCAAATGAATTTGCCGGATAGAAGCCTTAAAATATTGGAGCAATCGCCCGAAACACCGGTTGTATGTTATTGGAAAGCGTTTTTAAATGACATCCTTCATATGGAAGTTGAAAAAACAATCAATTTACAAAAAGCACTTGAAGGAGAACTTACCTTTCAGTTTCCTTTCAGGGAAGAGAGCAAAACCGTTTTTGAATGGGCAATAAAAGAACAATCGCACTGGAGGCCACGTTATCTGTTGGCTTTGCTTTATAAGGCCAGGAACAGAGATAACGAGGCGTATAATCTGTTGTCTTCTCTACATGAAGATGTCAATTTTGCTCCTTTCTATTCATTTTTTGCACAGTTGGAATCAGATCATGCAGCTAAAGAAAATTATCTAAAGGAAGCAGTTTCTTTGGCACCTGCCAAATGGCAATACATTAGCGATTTAACCCGCTATTATCTTGCCAACAATGAGAATATAAAAGCGCTCGAAACTATTGCTCCTTTCTACAGAAACAGTCCGGAGCAATATCAGATTGGATTGTTGTATACGCGGGCTCTAATAAATAATAAGAAGTACGTAGCAGCGGAAAATATATTAAGTGATATTATTGTTCTTCCCGCCGAAGGTTATCGTGATGGGCATAAATTATACCGGCAGACAAAACTGATGTTGGCGGCGGAAGAACTTTTGAAAAATAATTTAGCGGAAGCTCAACAAAAAATAGATGAGGCGCGACAATATCCCCGGAACCTTGGTGTTGGCAAACCGAATGATGATGATATTGATTTCAGGCTAGAGGATTGGCTGAATGCCATGATTGCACAGAAAAGTGGGGAAATAGCCGAAAGAAACAAATATTTGAAAAAAGTTGCTTTTTCAAATAAGTACGATATTTCAGTAAATTGCTTGTTGCAGATCCTGGCATTTTACCAGTTGGAAGAAAAACAACTTGCAGAAGAGATGTTGAATGATTGGTTGTCAAAACAAATTAATCCCGATATAAAAGCATGGGGAACTGCTTTTTATAACACACATATTGATAAGCCTTATCTATTATCTTATAAGTATATTGCGGATATTATTGAGTCGATTACACACTCTGAATTTACAAGAATGTTTTAA
- a CDS encoding DUF5627 domain-containing protein yields MKKILIIITLVVMLIACNNQDVDFPDFDYTAAYFPRQYPVRTLILGNDIYDNTNDNNHKFLISARFGGVYKNSKDRLLKISVDESLCNNVLFKSSSEPILALPHEYYSLSSTDQLIIPSGEFYGSIEVQLTDAFFNDPLAIELAYVIPLRIVSSNDVDSILQGKLRNQIPDPDYRIASQWEITPKNFTMFAVKFINPYHGHYLHRGVSAVKNKEGESLETISYRTTYVEQNEIWKLITTGKNQVSIKENTHSSKFTGGLNLLLDFSEDGNCTVSGISSIKTDTETTIDYPVTGNGTFINDGDAWGGSKRDAIHLKYQFTDGINTYSATDTLVIRDRGVVMEAFEPVVIN; encoded by the coding sequence ATGAAAAAAATATTAATAATCATAACGCTTGTTGTTATGTTGATCGCTTGTAATAATCAAGATGTTGACTTTCCTGATTTTGATTATACCGCTGCATATTTTCCGCGTCAATATCCGGTGCGAACACTAATTTTAGGTAATGACATATATGATAACACGAACGACAATAATCATAAGTTTCTCATCTCTGCAAGGTTTGGTGGAGTTTATAAAAACAGTAAGGACAGGCTTCTCAAAATAAGTGTTGATGAGAGTTTATGCAATAATGTATTATTCAAATCATCATCTGAACCGATACTTGCATTACCTCATGAATATTACAGTTTGAGTTCAACTGACCAGTTGATTATTCCGTCAGGTGAATTCTATGGCAGCATAGAGGTACAACTTACCGATGCTTTTTTTAACGATCCCTTAGCCATTGAATTGGCTTATGTTATCCCTTTACGTATTGTTAGCTCGAATGATGTTGATTCGATTTTACAGGGAAAGTTGCGTAATCAAATTCCCGATCCTGACTACAGAATAGCAAGTCAGTGGGAAATAACGCCAAAAAATTTCACCATGTTTGCTGTCAAATTTATCAATCCATATCATGGACATTATCTTCATCGCGGAGTAAGCGCCGTAAAAAATAAGGAAGGAGAGTCACTCGAAACGATATCTTATCGCACAACTTATGTAGAACAAAATGAAATTTGGAAGCTTATAACTACGGGGAAAAATCAGGTGTCTATCAAGGAGAATACCCATTCTTCCAAATTTACCGGAGGCCTGAATTTATTGCTGGATTTTTCAGAGGATGGAAATTGTACTGTGAGTGGAATTAGTTCAATAAAAACAGATACGGAAACAACTATTGATTATCCTGTGACCGGCAATGGAACTTTTATAAATGATGGAGATGCCTGGGGGGGATCGAAGCGAGATGCTATTCATTTAAAATACCAATTTACGGATGGAATCAACACTTATTCCGCTACCGATACTTTGGTAATCAGGGATAGGGGCGTTGTCATGGAGGCTTTTGAACCGGTAGTGATCAATTGA